In a single window of the Terriglobus roseus genome:
- a CDS encoding Crp/Fnr family transcriptional regulator — protein sequence MAAPVSNRLLDALSAETRKRIASRLESVPLPLRTSIYSPGVEPRYAYFITSGIASVVTEMNEGIGVEVGLLGRESLPGAMALLGSQPQATTCFMQIAGTGLRMPYRELVAEYRLNAELHTRILEQVQYEGFSLSQLSACNRLHEIEERLARWLLMVADRIDGNDLVLTQEFLAEMLGARRSSVTISAGTLQRAGLIEYRYGQVRILDRAKLESAACDCYPSLRRYQRDLYLSPPTVPGGLVRGYSG from the coding sequence ATGGCTGCTCCTGTTTCGAATCGACTTTTGGACGCACTTTCCGCCGAAACTCGCAAGCGCATAGCATCCAGGCTGGAGAGTGTTCCTCTTCCTCTCCGGACCAGCATCTACTCTCCAGGAGTCGAGCCGAGGTACGCCTATTTCATCACCTCCGGCATCGCTTCAGTTGTGACGGAGATGAATGAAGGCATCGGCGTGGAAGTAGGCCTGCTCGGACGAGAGTCTCTTCCCGGAGCGATGGCTCTACTCGGCAGCCAGCCCCAAGCCACGACCTGCTTTATGCAGATTGCTGGTACCGGCTTGCGTATGCCATATCGCGAATTGGTCGCCGAATACCGCTTGAACGCCGAGTTGCACACGCGCATCTTGGAGCAGGTTCAGTACGAAGGCTTCTCATTAAGCCAACTCTCTGCTTGTAATCGGCTCCACGAGATCGAAGAGCGACTGGCACGCTGGCTGCTCATGGTGGCGGATCGTATCGACGGAAATGATCTGGTCCTTACGCAGGAGTTCCTGGCGGAGATGCTGGGAGCGCGGCGATCATCGGTAACCATCAGTGCAGGCACCTTGCAAAGAGCAGGCTTAATCGAGTATCGATATGGTCAGGTGCGTATCCTCGATCGCGCAAAGCTCGAGAGCGCGGCGTGCGACTGCTATCCGTCTCTTCGGCGCTACCAGAGGGATCTCTATCTTAGCCCCCCCACTGTCCCTGGCGGGCTTGTGCGCGGCTACTCAGGATGA